The Lycium ferocissimum isolate CSIRO_LF1 chromosome 1, AGI_CSIRO_Lferr_CH_V1, whole genome shotgun sequence genome includes a region encoding these proteins:
- the LOC132065882 gene encoding uncharacterized protein LOC132065882: MAEDLSKGNRKDPQGKYNHLQNPNDTTRVTCNFCGKTTKGGINSAKQHLIGNFRNAAKCLNCPQEVRDELRNYMEDKKLRKEVYTNEFSGLDEFDYQDDVGGEDEVQEIIHKKRGGGSFPSSSSKKLAKGKGPMDVFL; encoded by the coding sequence ATGGCAGAGGACTTGTCTAAAGGCAATCGAAAGGATCCCCAAGGGAAATATAATCATTTGCAGAATCCTAATGACACTACAAGAGTCACATGCAATTTTTGTGGAAAAACAACCAAGGGTGGAATTAATAGTGCAAAACAACATTTGATTGGGAACTTTAGGAATGCAGCAAAGTGTTTAAATTGCCCACAGGAGGTTAGAGATGAATTGAGAAATTACATGGAGGACAAAAAATTAAGAAAGGAAGTCTATACTAATGAATTTTCTGGACTTGATGAGTTTGATTATCAAGACGATGTTGGTGGAGAAGATGAAGTCCAAGAGATCATTCATAAGAAAAGAGGTGGAGGAAGCTTTCCTAGTAGCTCTAGTAAGAAATTGGCCAAAGGAAAGGGACCCATGGATGTGTTTCTATGA